The following coding sequences lie in one Salvelinus namaycush isolate Seneca unplaced genomic scaffold, SaNama_1.0 Scaffold11, whole genome shotgun sequence genomic window:
- the LOC120035704 gene encoding tripartite motif-containing protein 16-like, with amino-acid sequence MAQQGVLLDQDQFCCSVCLDLLKEPVTTVCGHSYCRSCIEGCWDQDVLKGVYSCPQCRETFTPRPNLRKNNMLAELVEKLRKTGLQAAPPPALCYAGPGDVACDFCTGTRKQKALMSCLACLASYCETHLQPHYESPAFKKHKLVKATAQLQEKICSHHDKLLEVYCRTDQQCICYLCTMDEHKGHDTVSAAAERTEKQRQLGMSQQKVQQRFQEREKELKELQQAVESFKRSAQAAVEDSDQIFTELIRSIERRSSEVKELIRAQEKAQVSQAEGLLEQLKQEIAELRKRSTELEQLSHTEDHIHFLQSYQSLSSISVSSDLPSIVVRPLQYFGDVSKTVSELREKLEDFLKGEWTKISTTVNIVDVVLPPEPKTREQLLQYSCQLTLDPNTAHTDLSLSEGNRKVTYTGQDQPYPDHPDRFTNTLQVLCREGLSGRCYWEVEWTGHVYTAVSYKDISRTERGGGFGHNNKSWSLQCYSDGYCFRHNNVETKVSGPQSSRVGVYLDHKAGTLSFYSVSDTMTLLHRVQTTFTQPLYPGFWLYNSTAELVKL; translated from the exons ATGGCTCAGCAGGGAGTTCTGCTGGACCAGGAccagttctgttgttctgtctgtctggatctacTGAAGGAGCCGGTCACTACTGTCTGTGGACACAGTTACTGTAGGAGCTGTATTGAGGGCTGCTGGGATCAGGATGTTCTGAAAGGGGTCTATAGCTGTCCTCAGTGCAGAGAGACCTTCACTCCAAGGCCTAATCTGAGGAAAAATAACATGTTGGCTGAGCTGGTGGAGAAACTGAGGAAGACAGGACTCCAGGCTGctccccctcctgctctgtgctatgctggacctggagatgtggcgtgtgatttctgcactgggaccagaaagcagaaagccctcatgtcctgtctggcgtgtctggcctcttactgtgagactcacctccaACCTCACTATGAATCTCCTGCTTTCAAGAAGCACAAGCTGGTCAAAGCCACCGCACAACTACAGGAGAAGATCTGCTCTCATCATGACAAACTGCTGGAGGTTTACTGTCGTACCGATCAGCAGTGTATCTGTTATCTGTGTACAatggatgaacataaaggccatgatacagtgtcagctgcagcagagaggactgAGAAACAG AGGCAGCTGGGGATGAGTCAGCAGAAGGTCCAGCAGAGattccaggagagagagaaggagctgaaggagctccaacaggctgtggagtctttcaag cgctctgcacaggcagcagtggaggacagtgatcagatctttactgagctgatccgctccattgagagaaggagctctgaggtgaaggagctgatcagagcccaagagaaggctcaagtgagtcaagctgaaggactcctggagcaactgaagcaggagatagctgagctgaggaagagaagcactgagctggagcagctctcacacacagaggatcACATCCATTTCCTCCAG agttatcagtctctctccagtatcagtgtatcttcagacttacccagcatcgttgtccgtcctcttcagtactttggagatgtgagtaagactgtgtctgaactgagagagaaactagaagaCTTCCTTAAAGGAGAATGGACCAAGATCTCCACTACAG tgaatatagtggatgttgtactgcctccagagcccaagaccagagaacagttgttacaat attcctgtcagctcacactggacccaaacacagcacacacagacctctctctgtctgaagggaACAGAAAGGTGACCTATACAGGCCAAGACCAACCATATcctgaccatccagacagattCACCAACACATTACAGgttctgtgtagagagggtctgtctggacgctgttactgggaggtggagTGGACTGGTCATGTTTATACAGCAGTCTCATATAAAGACAtcagcagaacagagagaggtggTGGATTTGGACACAATAACAAGTCCTGGAGTTTACAGTGCTATAGTGATGGTTATTGTTTCAGACACAATAATGTTGAGACTAAAGTATCAGGCCCTCAGTcctccagagtaggagtgtacctggatcacaaggcaggtactctgtccttctacagtgtCTCTGACACAATGACCCTCCTCCACAGAGTCCAGACCACATTCACTCAGCCCCTCTATCCTGGGTTTTGGCTATATAATAGTactgctgagctggttaaactgtag
- the LOC120035715 gene encoding uncharacterized protein LOC120035715 → MFEFLLGGVEIDKDNNIILLDLEMSSMRQGRTFLARINHNIPKILSSMEQMVKDLEMASMRQGRAFLARINHNIPKTLSSMEQMVKDLEMASMRQGRAFLARINHNIPKTLSSMEQMVKDLEMASMRQGRAFLARINHNIPKTLSSMEQMVKDLEMSSMRQGRTFLARINHNIPKILSSMEQMVKDLEMASMRQGRAFLARINHNIPKTLSSMEQMVKDLEMASMRQGRAFLARINHNIPKTLSSMEQMVKDLEDQRGAIPLAAPHFESLILGIVYSAHQAKLQEREEDQEKWGEVLKRLANVTVNELRRPEAITTCFNKV, encoded by the exons ATGTTTGAG TTCTTGTTGGGTGGAGTAGAGATCGACAAAGACAACAACATCATCTTGCTGGACCTGGAGATGTCATCTATGAGGCAGGGACGGACCTTCCTGGCTCGCATCAACCACAACATCCCCAAGATCCTCTCTTCCATGGAGCAGATGGTGAAGGACCTGGAGATGGCATCCATGAGGCAGGGACGGGCCTTCCTGGCTCGCATCAACCACAACATCCCCAAGACCCTCTCTTCCATGGAGCAGATGGTGAAGGACCTGGAGATGGCATCTATGAGGCAGGGACGGGCCTTCCTGGCTCGCATCAACCACAACATCCCCAAGACCCTCTCTTCCATGGAGCAGATGGTGAAGGACCTGGAGATGGCATCTATGAGGCAGGGACGGGCCTTCCTGGCTCGCATCAACCACAACATCCCCAAGACCCTCTCTTCCATGGAGCAGATGGTGAAGGACCTGGAG ATGTCATCTATGAGGCAGGGACGGACCTTCCTGGCTCGCATCAACCACAACATCCCCAAGATCCTCTCTTCCATGGAGCAGATGGTGAAGGACCTGGAGATGGCATCTATGAGGCAGGGACGGGCCTTCCTGGCTCGCATCAACCACAACATCCCCAAGACCCTCTCTTCCATGGAGCAGATGGTGAAGGACCTGGAGATGGCATCTATGAGGCAGGGACGGGCCTTCCTGGCTCGCATCAACCACAACATCCCCAAGACCCTCTCTTCCATGGAGCAGATG GTGAAGGACCTGGAGGACCAGAGAGGGGCTATCCCTCTGGCTGCACCCCACTTTGAGAGCCTCATCCTGGGCATAGTTTACTCTGCCCACCAGGCCAAGctccaggagagagaggaggaccaggAGAAATGGGGAGAGGTGCTGAAACGTTTAGCTAATGTTACAGTCAACGAACTGCGTAGACCGGAAGCCATCACAACATGTTTTAATAAAGTATGA